From Nicotiana tabacum cultivar K326 chromosome 20, ASM71507v2, whole genome shotgun sequence, one genomic window encodes:
- the LOC107790915 gene encoding uncharacterized protein LOC107790915 — protein sequence MNVDGIVRDETNLAGKAAEKEYSYEEEEEERMVEELGMYRGKVRLVNSEEPAEEIMLLWGIQQPTFSKPNAFARQTSLQLPIDACGRSLSILQSPSNLGTPGVTGSVMWDSGVVLGKFLEHAVESGRIHLQGKKVVELGSGCGLVGCIAALLGGQVILTDLPDRLRLLKKNVEANLYGDVRGSATVDELTWGDELDHDIKDPLPDYVLGSDVIYSEGAVMDLLATLLDLSGTQTTVILAGELRNDAILEYFLQAAAEDFTIGRVDQNQWHPDCCSPRVVIYVLVKK from the exons ATGAACGTCGACGGCATCGTAAGAGATGAAACAAACCTCGCCGGAAAAGCTGCGGAGAAAGAGTACTCATacgaggaggaagaggaagagaggATGGTTGAAGAGTTAGGAATGTACAGAGGGAAGGTGAGATTGGTGAACAGTGAAGAGCCAGCAGAGGAGATTATGTTGCTTTGGGGAATTCAACAGCCAACGTTTTCAAAGCCCAATGCCTTCGCCCGTCAAACTTCTCTCCAGCTCCCTATTGACGCTTGTGGCCGCTCTCTCTCCATTCTTCAGTCCCCTTCTAACCTG GGTACTCCTGGAGTAACTGGTTCTGTAATGTGGGATAGTGGAGTGGTCCTTGGGAAATTCTTGGAGCACGCTGTAGAATCAGGAAGAATTCATCTTCAAGGCAAGAAGGTTGTTGAGTTGGGCTCTGGCTGTGGATTAGTTGG CTGCATTGCAGCTCTTTTGGGTGGTCAAGTTATTCTCACTGACCTACCGGATAGACTGAGGCTACTGAAGAAAAATGTAGAGGCTAATTTGTATGGAGATGTAAGAGGTTCTGCAACAGTGGATGAGCTCACATGGGGAGATGAGTTAGATCATGATATAAAGGATCCTTTGCCAGATTATG TACTTGGATCAGACGTGATTTATAGTGAGGGAGCTGTCATGGATTTGTTAGCAACACTTCTCGACCTCTCTGGTACTCAGACAACAGTTATTTTAGCTGGAGAACTCCGGAACG ATGCTATCCTTGAGTACTTCTTACAAGCAGCTGCAGAGGATTTCACTATTGGCCGTGTAGATCAAAACCAGTGGCATCCAGATTGTTGCAGTCCTCGAGTGGTAATATATGTTTTGGTGAAGAAGTAG